Genomic window (Xylanimonas protaetiae):
TCGTCGAGGAGAACTACCTGCGCTGGGACTCGCTCGGCGAGTTCTTCGCGCTCGCGGCGTCGTTCGAGCACCTCGCGCAGACGACGTCGAACGCCCGCGCCCAGCTCCTCGCCGACACGCTCGACCGCGCGACCGGCACGTTCCTCGACCAGGACCGCTCGCCGGGCCGCAAGCTCGGCACGATCGACAACCGTGGCTCGCACTTCTACCTGGCCCTCTACTGGGCCCAGGAGCTCGCCGCGCAGACGACGGACGCGGAGCTCGCGGCCGCCTTCGGCCCGCTGGCCGCCGCGCTGGCGGCGTCCGAGGCGCAGATCGTCGAGGAGCTCCTCGCGGTCCAGGGCGCCCCGGCCGAGATCGGCGGCTACTACCGCCCGGACCCGGAGCTGACGAGCGCCGTCATGCGCCCGAGCGCCACGTTCAACGGGGCCCTCGCGTCCCTCTGACGCACCCGGCACGCACGGCGAGGCCCGCCGGTCGCACCACGCGACCGGCGGGCCTCGCCGTCGTCGGGCGTCAGGCGCCCGGGATCTCCTTGGCGAAGAAGACGTCGTCCGCCGTGCGGCGCACCTCGGTGTAGCCGCACGCCGCGTAGAAGGCCTGGGTGCGCCAGTTCCACGGCGGCGTCTCGAGGCCCCAGCGCCGGACGGCGGGGTACAGCTCCTCCAGGCGCGTCATCACCTGCCGGCCGAGGCCACGGCCCTGGGCCTCGGGCACGAGCCAGACCCGCCCGAGCTCCATGGCGTCCGCGCCGCGCGGGATGAGGATCGCCCCGCCGACGACGACGCCGTCCTCGGCGATCCGGTACACGTGCCCCCACCGGAAGGCCTGCTCGTGCCAGTCCGGGGAGTCGTACCCGGGCGGGCCGCCGGGCGGCGGGGGCGCCCCGTAGTTGACGTCGTCCTCGAAGGCGAGCACCGACGTCGCGGAGAGGACGTGGGCGTCGGTGGGTTCGGCGCGCTCGACACTGATCATCGCCGCAGTGTGCCAGCGGCCCTCCGGCCCGGACGGGCACGGGGCGCCATCGGCGCCGGGCTCACCAGCTCCAGCCGCGCGAGGTCAGCTCCAGCTCCTCGCGCAGCCGCTCCGACTCCCGCGAGACCTCCGTCGCCCGCAGCGGCGTGACGACGTCGAGCCCCGCGCGGCGGCACGCCTCCGCGAGCAGGGCGTCGTAGGCGGCCTGCGCCGCGCGCGTGTGGTGGGCGGCGGCGAACCCGTGCGACCCGGCCAGCTGCTGGATCTCGGCGGCCATCTGGCCGAGCCGGAGCTGGAGCACCAGGGTGTCGAGGGGGTCGCCCTCCCGGGAGCGCCGCTCCCGCTCCCGACGTCGGGACCGCTCCCGGAACGCGGCGCAGGCCAGGGCCGTCGCGACGACCAGCACCCAGATCGTGGCGACGACGACGAGAAGCTCGATCCGCGGCGTCATCAGGACCTCCTGGACACCAGGATACGAGCGCGACCGCCGCACGGAAAGGGCTGGCGCACGTGCCCTGACCTGCGTCATCATCGAGAGATGCCGACGACGACGCCGTTGTTCCGCGCTGCCCTGGCCGCCGTGGCCCTGCTCGCGCTCTCCGCGTGCTCCGGGCCCACCTCGGGCACGGCGGGCGAGGCGACCTCCGGCGCCACGTCGACGCCGGCCGTCGTCGCGGCCGGCACCTCCGGGCCCATCGCGCTCGGGGACCGGCCCTTCACCCTCACCGTCCCGGCTGGCTACGACGGGAGCACGCCGGTGCCGCTGGTCGTGGGGCTGCACGGCTACACGTCGGACGGCGGCGAGCTGAGCGGCTACCTCGGCCTGGCCGACCGGTCCGCGCAGGAGGGCTTCCTGCTGGCCACGCCGGAGGGCACCACGGACTCGGGCGGCGACCAGTTCTGGAACGCCACGAACGCGTGCTGCGACTTCGACGACAAGGACGTCGACGACTCCGCGTACCTGGCGCAGGTCATCACGACCGTGGAGGACCGCTACGCCGTCGACCCGGGCCGCGTCTTCGTCGTCGGGCACTCCAACGGCGGGTTCATGGCCCTGCGCATGGCGTGCGACCACGCCGACCTGGTCGCGGCCGTCGTGTCCGTCGCGGGCGAGCAGGCGGAGGACCCGGCGGCGTGCGCGCCCTCCCGGTCCGTCAGCGTGCTCCAGGTGCAGGGCAGCACCGACGAGACGATCTCCTTCACGGGCGGCAGCAACGGGCCTGGGCGCGGCTACCCGGGTGCGCAGGCGACCGTCGACGCGTGGCGCACCCTCGACGGCTGCACGGCGGCGCCGACCACCGGCGCCCCGCTCGACCTCGAGAAGGCCCGCCCGGGCGCGGAGACGACGGTCAGCACGTCGGCGGGGTGCGACGGCGGCGCCGAGGTCGCCCTGTGGACCGTCGTCGGCGGCTACCACGTGCCCTCCTGGACGCCGGGCGCCAGCACGGCGATCGTCGGCTGGCTGCTCGCGCACGGCCGCGCCGCCTGAACCCCGGCGCACCACCGGGCAGGGTGGCCCGGGAACGCCCTCGCACAGCCCGTGGCCCGCGCCTCTGCGGCCAACCGCGCGACGCCGCGGGGTCGCCGCGCCACACTGGCGGTGCGTGCCCGCCGACGTGTCGCCAGGGCTCGCGCCTGTGCGCAAGGCCTTGCTCGTTCCCTCCCAGGCCGTTCGAAGGGTGTCCCGATGGACCGCACCACGCTCGTCACGCTGGTCGTGATGGTCGCAGCCACCGTGCTGGCGCCGATCCTCTACACCGTGCTCTCCCGCTTCGTGCGGGTTCCCGTCGCCGTGCTCGAGATGTTCCTCGGCATCCTCATCGGCCCCTCGGTCCTCGGCCTCGCCGTCGTGACCCCGGGCGGGCTGGTCGACTGGCTGCGCGTCATGGGCGTCGTCGCCCTGTTCTTCCTCGCGGGCCAGGAGACGAACTTCAAGAAGCTCATGGGCCGCCCGCTGCGCACCGCGACGACGTCGTGGCTGCTGTGCCTGGTCATCGCCGTCGGCGCCATGTTCGCTCTCGCCTCGGTGGTGGACTTCGGCGGCTCGACGTCGGCCTTCGTCACCGCGGTGTTCATCGGCGGCGCCGTGGTCTCGACGGCGATCGGCACCATCTACCCGATGATGAACGACGCCCAGGAGATCACCACCAAGGTGGGCCAGGCGACCATCGCCGCGGGCGTCATCGGCCAGTTCGCGCCGCTCGTGGCCGTCGCGCTCATCGTCGGCGACGTCTCCGGCGATCACAGCCCGCTCTGGGCCACGCTCATGCACCTGGCGTTCTGCGCGATCATCGCCGTCCTGCTGTGGCTGCTGCGCGGGGGCCTGCCGTTCGTCTTCCGCAGGATCCAGTCGATGACCATGGACGCCTCGGGCCAGTTCGGCATCCGGCTCCAGGTGCTGGTGGTCGGCGCCGTCGTGCTGCTGGCCGTGGCCATGGGCGTGGACCGCCTCATCGGCGCGTTCGCCGCCGGCATCCTGGTCCAGGCGATGAACAAGAAGACCTCGCCGGCCGAGCAGCACATCCTGTTCCGCAAGGCCAAGGCGCTGGGCTACGGCTTCCTCATCCCGCTGTTCTTCGTGTGGGCGGGCGTGACGTTCGACCTCGCGGGCCTCGTCGCCTCCCCGCAGGCGCTGTGGTTCCTCCCCGTGTTCGTGATCCTCAAGTTCCTGGCCCGCGGCGTCCCCGGCTCGCTGACCCTGCCCAAGGGCTCCACGCTCCAGGAGCGCACCGCCACCTCGCTGCTCGTCGGCACGGGCCTCGCCGTCGTCGTCGTCATGGGCCACCTGGGCCTGGAGGCGGGCGCCTTCAGCACGCCGTACGCGGCGGCCATGGTGGGCGGCGCCAAGGTGACGGCCCTGGTGTTCCCGACCATCGGCCTCATGCTGGCCAACCGCGCCCGCGGCTTCGACCCCGCCAAGGCCGTGACCGCGGAGACCGCCGTCGACGACGACGGTCCCGTCCCCGCCCCGGAGCGCTGAGACCCGGCTCTTCGACCCGTTCGGCGGTGCTACCCGGCGCCGCCCCCACCCCGGAGGTGAGCGATGCGCGGCATCGTGGTTGGCATCAACGAGACCGACGAGGCCCGGGAGGCCCTCGACTGGGCGCTCGCCGAGGCGACGTCGCGCGGCACGACGCTGACCGCCGTCAGCGCGGGCGGCGACGACCCGTCCCAGGGCCGCACGGTGTGGGCCGAGCAGCTCGTCGGCGAGGCGAAGCGGCGGGTCGGTGCCGCCTGCCCGACGTCGGTCGTGGCCGTCGCCGGGTCCGCACGCGAGGCGCTGCTGGAGGCCGCGGAGGGCAGCGAGCAGCTGGTGCTCGGCCGGCGCCGCCTGTCGAAGCTCGGGCGCCTGGTGCTCGGCTCCGTGAGCGCCGAGGTGGTGGAGCGGGCGAGCGTCCCCGTCACCGTGGTGCGTCACGCGGGTGACGCCGCGGTCCCCGCCGTGACGGCCGCCGCGACGTCCGACGGCACCGCGCTGCTGCCCCGCGACGTGGTCGCGTCGGGCCCGCGCGTCGTCGTGGGCGTCGACTCGTCGCTCGCGTCGGTGCTCGCGGTGCGGCACGCCGCCGAGGTGGCCCGCCGCACCGGCAGCACGCTGCAGGTCGTGTACGCGTGGCAGACGTCAGGCCTCGCCCCGCTCCCCGGCACCTGGGCCGGGATCCCCTCGGGCGAGGACTACGAGCGCCACGCCCGTGAGCTGCTCGACCGGGCCGTCGAGGCCGCGGGCATCGACCTGCCCGCCGGCCGCCTGGAGCGCACCGTCGTCAACGCCGCCCCCGCCGCCGCGCTGGTCGACGCCTCCGCGACCGCCGGCCGCGTCGTCGTCGGCTCGCGCGGCCTGGGCGGCTTCGGCCGCCTCCTGCTCGGCTCGGTGAGCCGCCAGGTCCTCGACTACGCGGCCTGCCCGGTCACCGTGGTGCGCTGACCGCACTCCCGCACCCGCGGACACGGAAGGGGCCCGGCCCGCCGAGACGGCGAACCGGGCCCCTTCGCCGTCGGGATCAGCCGAAGTAC
Coding sequences:
- a CDS encoding GNAT family N-acetyltransferase, producing MISVERAEPTDAHVLSATSVLAFEDDVNYGAPPPPGGPPGYDSPDWHEQAFRWGHVYRIAEDGVVVGGAILIPRGADAMELGRVWLVPEAQGRGLGRQVMTRLEELYPAVRRWGLETPPWNWRTQAFYAACGYTEVRRTADDVFFAKEIPGA
- a CDS encoding cation:proton antiporter, with product MDRTTLVTLVVMVAATVLAPILYTVLSRFVRVPVAVLEMFLGILIGPSVLGLAVVTPGGLVDWLRVMGVVALFFLAGQETNFKKLMGRPLRTATTSWLLCLVIAVGAMFALASVVDFGGSTSAFVTAVFIGGAVVSTAIGTIYPMMNDAQEITTKVGQATIAAGVIGQFAPLVAVALIVGDVSGDHSPLWATLMHLAFCAIIAVLLWLLRGGLPFVFRRIQSMTMDASGQFGIRLQVLVVGAVVLLAVAMGVDRLIGAFAAGILVQAMNKKTSPAEQHILFRKAKALGYGFLIPLFFVWAGVTFDLAGLVASPQALWFLPVFVILKFLARGVPGSLTLPKGSTLQERTATSLLVGTGLAVVVVMGHLGLEAGAFSTPYAAAMVGGAKVTALVFPTIGLMLANRARGFDPAKAVTAETAVDDDGPVPAPER
- a CDS encoding alpha/beta hydrolase family esterase, whose translation is MPTTTPLFRAALAAVALLALSACSGPTSGTAGEATSGATSTPAVVAAGTSGPIALGDRPFTLTVPAGYDGSTPVPLVVGLHGYTSDGGELSGYLGLADRSAQEGFLLATPEGTTDSGGDQFWNATNACCDFDDKDVDDSAYLAQVITTVEDRYAVDPGRVFVVGHSNGGFMALRMACDHADLVAAVVSVAGEQAEDPAACAPSRSVSVLQVQGSTDETISFTGGSNGPGRGYPGAQATVDAWRTLDGCTAAPTTGAPLDLEKARPGAETTVSTSAGCDGGAEVALWTVVGGYHVPSWTPGASTAIVGWLLAHGRAA
- a CDS encoding universal stress protein is translated as MRGIVVGINETDEAREALDWALAEATSRGTTLTAVSAGGDDPSQGRTVWAEQLVGEAKRRVGAACPTSVVAVAGSAREALLEAAEGSEQLVLGRRRLSKLGRLVLGSVSAEVVERASVPVTVVRHAGDAAVPAVTAAATSDGTALLPRDVVASGPRVVVGVDSSLASVLAVRHAAEVARRTGSTLQVVYAWQTSGLAPLPGTWAGIPSGEDYERHARELLDRAVEAAGIDLPAGRLERTVVNAAPAAALVDASATAGRVVVGSRGLGGFGRLLLGSVSRQVLDYAACPVTVVR